The following proteins are co-located in the Sandaracinaceae bacterium genome:
- a CDS encoding molybdopterin-dependent oxidoreductase: protein MSTPTLHHRTCSLCEAMCGITLEVHAGKVLSTRGDEQDPFSQGHVCPKATALADLHDDPDRLRQPMRRERSGFTPITWDEALDEAAERIHGLQRRHGNDAMAAYLGNPNVHNMGAMLFGPVMLRALRSKNRFSATSVDQLPHMFAGYYMFGHQLLLPVPDVDRTDFLLMLGANPLASNGSLMSAPGIRRRLDGIRARGGQVVLVDPRRTESARCASEHHFIRPGTDALFLLSLLHTVFARDAVRLGNLQGLTRGLEDLRDATSGFSPVFTAVHTGISAETVDGIATRLLEARRAVVYGRMGASTQRFGGLCAWLVYALNAITGNLDREGGAMFTQPALDSLASAGGFGISRGSHGRWRSRVRGLPEFGGELPVSVLAEEMLTPGTGQIRGLLTMAGNPVLSTPNGAQLDRALAKLDLLISVDPYINETTRHAQLILPPLSPLERPHYDLALHLLAVRNTAKFSEPTFEPKEGALDDWQIHVGLARRLAALRSGRLDKEVFRLRALEAAGPERMLDLALRVGPYGAGANLLRDGLTLKKLRENPHGEDFGALQPCLRARLPEAHPYVELAPAPMIADLERLRASMSEDAGQLLLIGRRHVRSNNSWLHNSERLMKGRDRCTALIHPDDAARAGVTQGAHVTLRTRTGAVSLPAEVTEDIMPGVVSVPHGFGHAREGVRLRVAREHAGVSVNDLTDDALLDTLTGNAVLNGVPVELSAELEEAAS, encoded by the coding sequence ATGTCGACGCCTACGCTTCACCACCGCACCTGCTCGCTCTGCGAAGCGATGTGCGGCATCACGCTCGAGGTGCATGCCGGGAAGGTCCTCTCGACGCGGGGCGACGAGCAGGACCCGTTCAGCCAAGGCCACGTCTGCCCGAAGGCCACGGCCCTCGCGGACCTGCACGACGATCCCGACCGGCTGCGCCAACCGATGCGCCGCGAGCGCTCCGGCTTCACGCCCATCACGTGGGACGAAGCGCTGGACGAGGCCGCGGAGCGCATCCACGGCCTGCAGCGTCGGCACGGCAACGACGCCATGGCGGCCTACCTCGGCAACCCCAACGTACACAACATGGGCGCGATGCTGTTCGGACCAGTGATGCTCCGTGCGTTGCGCAGCAAGAACCGCTTCTCCGCGACCAGCGTGGACCAGCTGCCGCACATGTTCGCCGGGTACTACATGTTCGGCCACCAGCTGTTGCTGCCCGTGCCCGACGTCGACCGCACGGACTTCTTGTTGATGCTGGGGGCGAATCCCCTCGCCAGCAACGGCAGCCTCATGAGCGCCCCCGGAATTCGGCGGCGCCTGGACGGAATCCGCGCACGCGGTGGGCAGGTCGTGTTGGTGGACCCCCGCCGCACGGAGAGCGCCCGCTGCGCGAGCGAGCACCACTTCATCCGCCCAGGCACCGACGCACTGTTCCTGCTTTCGCTGCTGCACACCGTGTTCGCGCGGGATGCCGTCCGCCTCGGGAACCTGCAAGGGCTCACCCGGGGGCTCGAGGATCTGCGCGACGCGACGAGCGGGTTCTCGCCGGTCTTCACCGCCGTCCACACCGGCATCTCCGCCGAGACGGTGGACGGCATCGCGACGCGCCTCCTCGAGGCCCGCCGGGCTGTGGTCTACGGGCGGATGGGAGCCTCGACGCAGCGCTTCGGCGGGCTGTGCGCATGGCTCGTGTACGCGCTCAACGCGATCACGGGAAACCTCGACCGCGAGGGAGGCGCGATGTTCACGCAGCCGGCGCTAGACTCCCTCGCCTCGGCAGGTGGGTTCGGCATCAGCCGCGGGAGCCACGGCCGTTGGCGCAGCCGTGTGCGTGGCTTGCCGGAGTTCGGGGGTGAGCTCCCGGTGTCCGTCTTGGCGGAGGAAATGCTGACGCCTGGCACAGGGCAGATTCGCGGGCTGCTCACCATGGCGGGGAACCCCGTGCTCTCCACGCCGAACGGCGCGCAGCTGGACCGCGCGCTCGCCAAGCTGGACCTGCTCATCAGCGTGGACCCGTACATCAACGAGACCACACGGCACGCTCAGCTCATCCTGCCGCCCCTCTCCCCCCTCGAGCGACCTCACTACGACCTGGCGCTGCACCTCCTGGCCGTACGCAACACGGCGAAGTTCAGCGAGCCCACGTTCGAGCCAAAGGAAGGGGCCCTCGACGACTGGCAGATTCACGTGGGGCTGGCGCGCCGCTTGGCCGCGCTCCGGAGCGGTCGACTCGACAAGGAGGTGTTCAGGCTGCGCGCCCTCGAGGCGGCGGGGCCCGAGCGCATGCTGGACCTAGCGTTGCGCGTGGGGCCATATGGCGCGGGGGCCAACCTGCTGCGCGACGGGCTGACCCTCAAGAAGCTGCGGGAGAACCCGCACGGCGAGGACTTTGGGGCGCTACAGCCCTGCCTGCGTGCGCGGCTCCCCGAGGCGCACCCGTACGTGGAGCTCGCACCGGCTCCGATGATCGCGGACCTCGAGCGGCTGCGCGCGAGCATGAGCGAGGACGCCGGACAGCTGCTGTTGATCGGCCGGCGCCACGTGCGCAGCAACAACAGCTGGCTGCACAACAGCGAGCGGCTCATGAAGGGGCGCGATCGCTGTACGGCGCTGATCCACCCGGACGACGCCGCGCGCGCGGGCGTCACACAGGGCGCGCACGTCACGCTGAGGACGCGCACCGGGGCGGTCAGCCTCCCTGCGGAGGTGACCGAGGACATCATGCCGGGCGTGGTGTCGGTGCCGCACGGGTTCGGGCACGCGCGCGAAGGTGTACGGTTGCGCGTGGCACGGGAACACGCCGGGGTGAGCGTCAACGACCTGACGGACGACGCGCTGCTCGACACGCTCACCGGCAACGCCGTGCTGAACGGTGTGCCGGTGGAGCTCTCCGCGGAGCTGGAGGAGGCCGCGTCGTGA
- the sthA gene encoding Si-specific NAD(P)(+) transhydrogenase codes for MTRSRSDETPDDFDLVVIGGGPAGEKGAAQAAYFGKRVAVVEREKEPGGAAVHTGTLPSKTLRESALYLSGRRSRTLYGVAVELEARGMLQGLMRRKHAIAVAESARIRQNLFRHGVELVEGHARFVGPHEVAVTGPDGSVRTLRAEVVLIATGTKPRQPADIDFASPLVHDSDEVLLIEELPRSLTILGAGVIGCEYACMFAALGIPVELVEARDEILGFMDREMVRALERSMADLGVRLRLGQAWGAVTLGTDGESVHTQLGAETLVTHHLLFAAGRTGCTADLGLEHVGVRPTSRGLLEVDAYYRTAAPHVLAAGDVIGFPALASTSMEQARVAVCHAFGFAYKQSVSGTLPYGIYTIPELSSVGETEESAAAAGLDVVVGRAFFRDNARGQITGDTEGITKLVVERGTRKIVGVHVFGERASELVHIGQTALMAGATVDLFIEMVFNFPTLAESYKYAAYACLAELAAGTGAVEA; via the coding sequence GTGACCCGCTCGCGGAGCGACGAGACACCCGACGACTTCGACCTGGTCGTGATCGGCGGGGGCCCCGCCGGGGAGAAGGGCGCGGCCCAGGCGGCGTACTTCGGCAAGCGCGTCGCCGTCGTGGAACGCGAGAAGGAGCCCGGCGGCGCGGCGGTGCACACCGGGACGCTGCCGAGCAAGACGCTACGCGAGTCGGCGCTGTACCTGTCGGGGCGACGCAGCCGGACGCTCTATGGCGTGGCCGTGGAGCTCGAGGCACGCGGGATGCTGCAGGGGCTGATGCGCCGCAAGCACGCCATCGCGGTCGCCGAGTCGGCGCGCATCCGACAGAATCTGTTCCGCCACGGCGTGGAGCTGGTGGAGGGGCACGCGCGCTTCGTCGGGCCGCACGAGGTGGCCGTGACCGGACCAGACGGTTCCGTGCGCACGCTGCGCGCGGAGGTCGTGCTGATCGCCACGGGCACCAAGCCGCGGCAGCCCGCGGACATCGACTTCGCGTCTCCGCTGGTGCACGACTCCGACGAGGTGCTGCTCATCGAGGAGCTGCCTCGCTCGCTGACCATCCTGGGCGCGGGCGTCATTGGCTGCGAGTACGCCTGCATGTTCGCTGCGCTGGGCATCCCGGTGGAGTTGGTGGAGGCGCGCGACGAGATCCTGGGGTTCATGGACCGCGAGATGGTGCGCGCGCTCGAGCGCTCGATGGCCGACCTGGGCGTCCGGCTGCGGCTCGGCCAAGCGTGGGGCGCGGTCACGCTCGGCACGGACGGCGAGAGCGTGCACACGCAGCTGGGGGCCGAGACGCTGGTCACGCACCACCTGCTCTTCGCCGCGGGACGGACGGGCTGCACGGCGGATCTCGGCCTCGAGCACGTGGGCGTGAGGCCGACCTCACGCGGGCTCTTGGAGGTGGACGCTTACTACCGCACGGCGGCGCCACACGTGCTCGCGGCGGGCGACGTCATCGGCTTCCCCGCGCTGGCGTCCACGTCGATGGAGCAGGCGCGGGTCGCCGTGTGTCACGCGTTCGGGTTCGCCTACAAGCAGAGCGTGTCGGGCACCCTGCCGTATGGCATCTACACCATCCCCGAGCTCAGCTCCGTCGGCGAGACCGAAGAGAGCGCGGCCGCCGCGGGGCTCGACGTGGTCGTCGGGCGGGCGTTCTTCCGCGACAACGCGCGAGGGCAGATCACGGGGGACACCGAGGGCATCACCAAGCTCGTGGTGGAGCGAGGGACGCGCAAGATCGTAGGCGTGCATGTCTTCGGTGAGCGCGCGAGCGAGCTGGTACACATTGGACAGACGGCGTTGATGGCAGGGGCCACGGTCGACCTCTTCATCGAGATGGTGTTCAACTTCCCGACGCTGGCCGAGAGCTACAAGTACGCTGCGTACGCGTGCCTCGCTGAGCTCGCGGCGGGCACGGGGGCCGTCGAGGCATGA
- a CDS encoding M3 family metallopeptidase, protein MTNPPAQNPLLDLGFELPFDAVRPEHAVPAIDALIADAQEALAVVRASTAAPTYENTLGAMEAATAKLELASTVLEHLESVATTDALRDAYNQTIPKTTAFWSALSMDNGLYERVTAFSQTAEAAALDATRARFLKKTLESFRRNGAALEGAKKARLEAIDTRLSEITTRFSQNVLDATNAFELYIPSEDGLAGLPESARVAAREAAVAQKKEGYRFTLHAPSLIPLLTYLDDRAVREQVWRAYNTRATSGAFDNGPLLQEIVALRGEKAALLGYANFADLVLESRMAQSGARATEFVDDLVTRTERAFAQENEELQAYRRELEGPDALPLEPWDVGYYAEKLRRARFDFDEEELRPYFPVQGVLDGLFAIVQRLFDVRIEPTTLPTWDPAVTTYRIVDPSGAHVASFYADLYPRENKRGGAWMNPLISAVDGGPQLGLFCANNTQPTADKPALLTHREVETLFHEFGHLLHHSLSRVSVRSLAGTNVAWDFVELPSQIMENWCWEREALDLFARHYQTNEPIPAALFDKMQAARTFRAGNAQMRQLGFSSVDLRLHTAYDPATDGSVLDYARALLARFSACPYPDDYAMIAGFTHLFASPVGYAAAYYSYKWAEVLDADAFSRFAAEGVTNPEVGRAFRESILSMGDSRDPGELYRAFMGRDPELDALLRRSGLAEAA, encoded by the coding sequence ATGACGAACCCCCCGGCCCAGAACCCCCTCCTCGACCTCGGCTTCGAGCTGCCCTTCGACGCGGTGCGCCCCGAGCACGCCGTGCCCGCCATCGACGCCCTCATCGCGGACGCCCAAGAGGCCCTCGCCGTGGTGCGGGCCAGCACGGCCGCGCCCACGTACGAGAACACCCTCGGGGCCATGGAGGCGGCCACGGCCAAGCTGGAGCTGGCCAGCACCGTGCTCGAGCACCTCGAGAGCGTCGCCACCACGGACGCGCTGCGCGACGCCTACAACCAGACCATCCCCAAGACCACCGCGTTCTGGTCGGCCCTCTCCATGGACAACGGCCTCTACGAGCGCGTCACGGCCTTCTCGCAGACGGCCGAGGCGGCTGCGCTCGACGCCACCCGCGCACGCTTCCTCAAGAAGACGCTCGAGAGCTTTCGACGCAACGGCGCGGCCCTCGAGGGGGCCAAGAAGGCGCGCCTCGAGGCCATCGACACGCGCCTCTCCGAGATCACCACGCGCTTCTCGCAGAACGTGCTGGACGCGACCAACGCGTTCGAGCTGTACATCCCCAGCGAAGACGGCCTGGCCGGACTGCCCGAGAGCGCCCGGGTCGCCGCGCGCGAGGCGGCCGTCGCGCAGAAGAAGGAGGGCTACCGCTTCACGCTGCACGCACCCAGCCTCATCCCGCTGCTCACCTACCTGGACGACCGCGCGGTGCGCGAGCAGGTCTGGCGCGCCTACAACACGCGCGCCACCAGCGGCGCGTTCGACAACGGGCCGCTGCTGCAGGAGATCGTCGCGCTGCGCGGGGAGAAGGCCGCGCTGCTCGGCTACGCCAACTTCGCGGACTTGGTGCTCGAGAGCCGCATGGCGCAGAGCGGCGCGCGCGCGACCGAGTTCGTGGACGACCTGGTGACCCGCACCGAGCGCGCGTTCGCGCAGGAGAACGAGGAGCTGCAGGCCTACCGACGCGAGCTGGAGGGCCCGGACGCGCTACCACTCGAGCCTTGGGACGTGGGCTACTACGCCGAGAAGCTGCGGCGCGCGCGCTTCGACTTCGACGAAGAGGAGCTGCGCCCCTACTTCCCGGTGCAGGGTGTGCTCGACGGGCTCTTCGCCATCGTGCAGCGGCTGTTCGACGTGCGCATCGAGCCGACCACGCTGCCCACGTGGGACCCGGCCGTGACGACGTACCGCATCGTGGACCCCAGCGGCGCGCACGTGGCGTCGTTCTACGCGGACCTCTACCCGCGCGAGAACAAGCGCGGCGGCGCGTGGATGAACCCGCTCATCTCGGCCGTGGACGGCGGCCCCCAGCTGGGCCTGTTCTGCGCCAACAACACGCAGCCCACCGCCGACAAGCCCGCGCTGCTCACCCACCGTGAGGTGGAGACCCTGTTCCACGAGTTCGGCCACCTGCTGCACCACTCGCTCAGCCGCGTGTCCGTGCGCAGCCTGGCGGGCACCAACGTGGCGTGGGACTTCGTCGAGCTTCCGTCGCAGATCATGGAGAACTGGTGCTGGGAGCGCGAGGCGCTGGACCTCTTCGCGCGCCACTACCAGACCAACGAGCCCATCCCCGCAGCCTTGTTCGACAAGATGCAGGCGGCGCGCACCTTCCGCGCCGGCAACGCACAGATGCGGCAGCTGGGCTTCTCCAGCGTGGACCTGCGGCTCCACACGGCCTACGACCCGGCCACCGACGGCAGCGTGCTGGACTACGCCCGCGCGCTGCTGGCGCGCTTCTCGGCGTGCCCGTACCCCGACGACTACGCCATGATCGCGGGCTTCACGCACCTCTTCGCGAGCCCGGTGGGCTACGCCGCCGCGTACTACAGCTACAAGTGGGCCGAGGTGCTGGACGCCGACGCGTTCTCACGCTTTGCGGCCGAGGGGGTCACCAACCCCGAGGTCGGGCGGGCGTTCCGCGAGAGCATCCTGTCCATGGGCGACAGCCGCGACCCGGGCGAGCTCTACCGCGCCTTCATGGGCCGCGACCCGGAGCTGGACGCGCTCCTCCGCCGCTCCGGGTTGGCGGAAGCGGCCTGA
- a CDS encoding cupin → MSDAFDLGKTPVHLGLGATASVQPAFTGMAWYADYAERTAADGDEGRLVSMYTFTESWGSWEMHPRGHELVVVTSGKLVLVQERDGDEVRTTLGVGEAAINAPGVWHTADVLEPTTALFITAGAGTEHRPR, encoded by the coding sequence ATGAGTGACGCGTTCGACTTGGGGAAGACCCCCGTGCACCTGGGCCTCGGCGCGACGGCCTCCGTGCAGCCCGCCTTCACCGGCATGGCCTGGTACGCCGACTACGCAGAGCGCACTGCGGCGGACGGGGACGAGGGGCGCTTGGTGAGCATGTACACGTTCACCGAGTCCTGGGGGTCGTGGGAGATGCACCCGCGCGGGCACGAGCTGGTGGTCGTGACCAGCGGCAAGCTGGTGCTGGTTCAGGAGCGCGACGGCGACGAAGTGCGCACCACGCTCGGCGTCGGCGAAGCGGCCATCAACGCGCCGGGCGTGTGGCACACGGCAGACGTGCTCGAGCCGACCACCGCGCTGTTCATCACCGCGGGTGCCGGCACGGAGCACCGTCCGCGCTGA
- a CDS encoding TetR/AcrR family transcriptional regulator yields MPRPSNTAARRAQIIEGLLQVIAEEGYEGATIASIARAAGLGSGLVHYHFSSKQAVLLALIERIGELIEARYARRLDAAGSDPAARLRAYLDAHLALGDDAEPRAVAAWVVIGAEALRQPAVGEVYRAMVARRLATLEALAGELLRERVGHARGAREAAAGILSAIEGAYQLAAAAPTAMPRGRAARVVERMALGLLHPEAD; encoded by the coding sequence ATGCCGAGACCGAGCAACACCGCGGCGCGCCGCGCGCAGATCATCGAAGGCCTGCTCCAGGTCATCGCCGAGGAGGGCTACGAAGGCGCGACCATCGCCTCCATCGCGCGGGCCGCGGGGCTCGGGAGCGGCCTCGTGCACTACCACTTCAGCAGCAAGCAGGCGGTGTTGTTGGCGCTCATCGAGCGCATCGGGGAGCTCATCGAAGCGCGCTACGCCCGACGCCTCGACGCCGCTGGCAGCGACCCTGCCGCTCGGCTGCGCGCCTACCTCGACGCGCACCTGGCGCTGGGGGACGACGCCGAGCCCAGGGCCGTCGCGGCGTGGGTCGTGATCGGCGCGGAGGCGCTGCGGCAACCCGCGGTGGGAGAGGTCTACCGCGCCATGGTGGCGCGCCGGCTCGCCACGCTCGAAGCGCTGGCGGGTGAGCTCCTGCGTGAGCGCGTGGGCCACGCCCGCGGCGCTCGCGAGGCTGCGGCGGGCATCCTCTCGGCCATCGAGGGCGCCTATCAGCTGGCGGCCGCCGCCCCGACAGCCATGCCGCGTGGCCGCGCGGCGCGTGTGGTCGAGCGCATGGCGCTGGGCCTGCTCCACCCCGAGGCCGACTGA
- a CDS encoding phosphotransferase, with the protein MDKQTDIALDWVAAMAGAERATLGERVQSLWSGYGEIRRVHLAAGPVASVIVKHVRPPGPGHGHPRGWSGDRSHARKLRSYEVELAWYQTWAARCHAGCRVPRCVGVDQLADGLVLVLEDLDEAGFPGRRGGLDDAELDACLRWLAAFHARFMGDEPRGLWPVGTYWHLETRPDELAVMRPGALRDAAAAIDERLNACVHQTLVHGDAKVANFCFDRREARGPHSGARVAAVDFQYVGGGCGVKDVAYFLGSCLSERQLERRADALTDAYFGHLRAALRRERPELDAEAIEREWRSLCMFAWADFERFLAGWSPGHAKQTGFSARMTHAALHALAHEAP; encoded by the coding sequence ATGGACAAGCAAACCGATATCGCGCTCGATTGGGTCGCGGCCATGGCGGGGGCCGAGCGCGCCACGCTGGGGGAGCGCGTGCAGTCGCTGTGGAGTGGCTACGGCGAGATTCGACGCGTGCACCTCGCGGCGGGGCCGGTCGCGAGCGTGATCGTCAAGCACGTGCGTCCGCCTGGCCCAGGGCACGGTCACCCACGCGGATGGTCGGGGGACCGCTCTCATGCGCGCAAGCTGCGCTCCTACGAGGTGGAGCTCGCGTGGTACCAGACGTGGGCGGCGCGCTGCCACGCAGGCTGCCGCGTCCCTCGCTGCGTGGGCGTCGACCAGCTCGCCGACGGATTGGTCCTGGTGCTCGAGGACCTCGACGAGGCGGGCTTCCCAGGGCGTCGCGGCGGGCTCGACGACGCCGAGCTCGACGCGTGCCTGCGCTGGCTGGCGGCCTTTCACGCTCGCTTCATGGGCGACGAACCGCGTGGGCTGTGGCCCGTCGGCACCTACTGGCACCTCGAGACGCGGCCCGACGAGCTGGCCGTCATGCGCCCGGGCGCCCTGCGCGACGCGGCCGCAGCCATCGATGAGCGCCTGAACGCCTGCGTCCACCAGACGTTGGTGCACGGTGACGCGAAGGTCGCGAACTTCTGCTTCGACCGGCGTGAGGCGCGTGGCCCGCACAGCGGCGCGCGGGTGGCGGCCGTGGACTTTCAATACGTGGGCGGTGGGTGCGGCGTGAAGGACGTCGCCTACTTCCTCGGGAGCTGCCTGAGCGAGCGACAGCTCGAGCGGCGCGCGGACGCGCTGACCGACGCCTACTTCGGGCACCTCCGGGCTGCCCTACGACGCGAGCGGCCGGAGCTCGACGCCGAGGCCATCGAGCGCGAGTGGCGGTCCCTGTGCATGTTCGCGTGGGCGGACTTCGAGCGCTTCTTGGCGGGGTGGTCACCTGGTCACGCAAAGCAGACCGGCTTCAGCGCGCGCATGACACACGCGGCCCTCCACGCGCTGGCTCACGAGGCGCCGTAG